The following proteins are co-located in the Paenibacillus sp. FSL H8-0079 genome:
- a CDS encoding cytochrome C oxidase subunit II, with protein MKKGIAWLAACMLILVLAACGGANQSADSGSNGSDAGVTASEELVIKASNYEFEQPEYHLKKGVPVNIVYENVNGNHGILVPELNLMLDTRNSSKVITPDKVGEFEMSCSVFCGSGHSSMISKIIVEE; from the coding sequence ATGAAGAAAGGCATAGCATGGCTTGCTGCCTGTATGTTAATTCTCGTCCTCGCTGCATGCGGAGGGGCGAATCAGTCTGCAGACTCTGGCAGTAATGGGTCCGATGCTGGTGTTACAGCCAGCGAAGAACTGGTCATCAAGGCAAGCAACTACGAATTCGAGCAACCCGAGTACCATCTTAAAAAAGGTGTCCCGGTTAACATTGTTTATGAAAATGTAAACGGAAATCACGGAATACTCGTGCCTGAGCTGAATCTTATGCTGGACACCAGAAACAGTTCCAAAGTGATTACCCCGGACAAAGTCGGTGAGTTTGAAATGTCCTGTTCGGTCTTCTGTGGTTCGGGACACAGCAGCATGATCTCCAAAATTATCGTTGAAGAATAG
- a CDS encoding endonuclease MutS2: MDTKILQTLEYRKILNTLLSYAQTTMGKKKAEQLEPISELEEVNRLLQQTDEAFTFDRLKGSPSFGGIVDITASIKRAEIGGTLNPHELLGISNTTFAARRLKRLIATLHEDEPIESLFYISDQLSEQKTLEDAIKICIDDNAEVADSASVTLAQIRRELRGGEARIREKLDSMIRSSTVSKMLQDQLITIRGDRFVIPVKAEYRSYFGGIVHDQSGSGATLFIEPESIVAMNNKLRETRIREEREIEIILQKLTALVSEQGEWLLYDVGLLGSLDFIFAKARLARELKATLPRMNDRGFLKLKKGRHPLIPIENVVPIDIELGNDYTSIIVTGPNTGGKTVTLKTIGLLSLMAMSGLFVPAEDGSQLCVFDAIYADIGDEQSIEQNLSTFSSHMTNIIRILKNMTPKSLVLLDELGAGTDPAEGSALAISMLEHMHRTGCRMVATTHYSELKAYAYERKGVINASMEFDINTLSPTYRLLVGVPGRSNAFAIAERLGLPGYILDYARGEVKEEDQRIEHMIASLEENRLTAEQEREKAESLRQDMEKLRSRHQTELEKLEQQRDRRIEKAEDDARNIVDKARAEAEKIIADLRLLAMEEGASVKEHKLIAARKQLDEAEPEKRRKTVKKTATAPKTRAIGPGDEVLVYSLNQKGLVVEMSGSKDAMVQLGIMKMKVSLDDLELQQSAPTAKPKQKPVTGMKRTRDDNVKSELDLRGTNLEEALMETDRFIDEAFLANLGQVYIIHGKGTGILRSGIQDYLRKHKHIKSYRLGNYGEGGNGVTVAELE, from the coding sequence TTGGACACGAAAATTTTACAAACACTGGAATATCGCAAAATTTTAAATACATTGCTTAGCTATGCCCAGACCACGATGGGTAAAAAGAAAGCGGAGCAACTTGAACCGATCAGTGAACTTGAAGAAGTGAATCGGTTGCTTCAGCAAACCGATGAAGCCTTTACATTTGATCGCTTGAAAGGCTCGCCGTCTTTTGGAGGGATTGTAGACATTACGGCCTCCATCAAACGTGCTGAAATTGGAGGCACACTTAACCCTCACGAGCTTTTGGGAATATCCAATACGACCTTTGCGGCACGACGATTGAAACGTCTGATTGCTACTCTGCATGAAGATGAACCCATTGAATCCTTGTTCTATATCAGTGATCAACTGTCAGAGCAAAAGACGCTTGAGGATGCCATTAAAATCTGTATCGACGATAATGCAGAAGTTGCCGACAGTGCAAGCGTAACGCTTGCGCAGATTCGTCGTGAGCTGCGAGGCGGAGAAGCGCGGATTCGTGAGAAGCTGGATTCCATGATTCGATCCTCCACCGTATCCAAGATGTTGCAGGATCAGCTGATCACGATCAGAGGGGATCGTTTTGTTATCCCCGTGAAAGCCGAATATCGTTCGTACTTCGGTGGGATTGTGCATGATCAATCCGGTTCGGGGGCCACATTGTTCATTGAGCCGGAATCCATCGTTGCAATGAACAACAAATTGCGCGAAACCCGGATTCGGGAAGAACGCGAAATAGAAATTATTTTGCAGAAATTGACGGCACTTGTCAGTGAACAGGGAGAATGGCTGCTGTATGATGTCGGCTTGCTGGGATCGCTTGATTTTATTTTTGCCAAAGCACGTCTGGCTCGTGAACTGAAAGCAACGCTACCACGCATGAATGACCGCGGATTCCTCAAACTGAAAAAAGGCCGTCATCCGTTGATACCGATCGAAAACGTGGTTCCAATCGACATTGAACTGGGCAATGATTACACATCCATTATCGTGACAGGTCCGAATACGGGTGGTAAGACGGTAACGCTCAAAACGATTGGCTTGCTGAGCCTGATGGCAATGTCCGGTTTATTTGTTCCGGCAGAGGATGGTAGCCAGCTATGTGTATTTGATGCGATCTATGCAGACATTGGGGACGAGCAGAGTATTGAGCAGAATCTGAGTACTTTCTCCAGCCATATGACGAACATCATTCGCATTCTGAAGAACATGACGCCAAAAAGCCTGGTATTGCTTGATGAACTTGGAGCGGGAACAGACCCGGCTGAAGGGTCCGCACTGGCGATCTCCATGCTGGAGCATATGCACCGGACGGGATGCCGCATGGTAGCAACCACCCACTACAGTGAACTGAAAGCATACGCATATGAGCGTAAAGGTGTTATTAATGCCAGCATGGAGTTTGACATTAATACACTGAGTCCAACGTATCGCCTTCTGGTGGGTGTACCTGGACGAAGTAATGCATTTGCCATTGCAGAGCGACTGGGACTGCCGGGTTACATTCTCGATTACGCCCGTGGCGAAGTGAAGGAAGAAGATCAACGGATCGAGCACATGATTGCTTCTCTTGAAGAGAACCGTCTTACAGCTGAACAAGAGCGTGAGAAGGCAGAGAGCTTGCGCCAGGACATGGAGAAATTACGCAGTCGTCATCAGACGGAACTGGAAAAGCTGGAACAGCAGCGTGATCGTCGGATTGAAAAAGCAGAAGATGATGCACGTAATATTGTGGACAAGGCTCGTGCCGAAGCGGAGAAGATTATCGCAGATCTTCGTCTGTTGGCTATGGAAGAAGGTGCTTCCGTGAAGGAGCACAAGCTTATTGCCGCCCGCAAACAGCTGGATGAAGCTGAACCGGAGAAGCGCCGGAAGACCGTCAAGAAGACGGCAACAGCACCGAAAACGCGTGCCATCGGTCCTGGTGATGAAGTGCTTGTCTACAGTTTGAATCAAAAAGGTCTTGTTGTGGAGATGTCGGGTAGCAAAGACGCCATGGTGCAGCTGGGGATTATGAAGATGAAAGTATCCCTGGATGACCTGGAACTGCAGCAATCGGCTCCCACAGCCAAACCGAAGCAAAAGCCGGTAACTGGCATGAAGCGCACGCGTGATGACAATGTGAAGAGTGAACTGGATCTGCGTGGTACCAACCTGGAAGAAGCCCTTATGGAGACAGACCGTTTCATTGATGAAGCTTTCCTCGCCAATCTGGGCCAAGTTTATATTATTCATGGTAAAGGTACAGGAATTTTGCGTTCCGGTATTCAGGATTACCTGCGTAAGCATAAACATATTAAAAGTTACCGGCTGGGCAATTACGGAGAAGGCGGGAACGGTGTGACCGTCGCAGAATTGGAATAG
- the zapA gene encoding cell division protein ZapA — protein MTTPDRTRVTVDIYGTSYKLVGSSADYMKQVANLVDERMSAISKQNSRLDTPRIAVLAAVHMAEQSLQTQEIRNELKMLTGERTELRNELNRLNAIQNEHQQELERRDQSLAELQKLKLQAEQALQKAETDKQAEMAKLNTLLEQERAQATERVQKLQSQTTAQLKEAEAKAARQLKEMEEKAANQFKTAQAQAASQLKEAQNRSVAELQQAQAKAAAQYKELQDKTAAQLKEAESRAVAERQQIEAKAAQQVQTAKEEAESAILSELEQAEANLKKAQEEAALQYNELQQQMELRLQQAEEKALEQTQALTDQSNQERATLQEQAEQKRLTQVNQLNAEFKALSEQSELEWMEKEAALEEQLQQAKEAAASRATEAASAAEALLQEERGKLKQQLEEQRKQAETRLLDVEEQLEEVMTQLISAQDVVAEQEQQLQHERGQLETLRHEHGVRKQEQEVQTRRITELEQQLEQLKEDRSQLQELLRETEQAAQQSRDAQEQWKQKYNETVDRETSLTAQLRKLQEQHTQIEQEAQNLREAEVKSEEEQRRLHKVLEQAHAAVRTLQNEIGTLTEREQSLKDLAEQRLAEIGDLENQILEVAEQNETLESGVQSLHDELSVVKEESRFNHEEAVHYQKEAELLEEKRKQLEVELNVVREELNRLQENYKQIRNDYSDALQREENYSSKLDELNTEKQEIVRALEEARQSSAKLSDRYSEQESRLAQTEEEALEWQIKHEELSAKQAELSSRLEQFTRREEELRSSVAQAEQNDQVWQRRADEWAAQEQSWQERWAALENELTVWKRESAASSELLEGLEQERQQLDQLRSEATQEKQIMENELLEMSERYELAANQLRLLQVERGMEQEKAEQLNTEYRQLHDEYTKLQTEYNEWIELIEQDQT, from the coding sequence GTGACTACACCTGATCGTACACGCGTCACCGTAGATATCTACGGGACTTCCTATAAACTGGTTGGCAGCAGTGCCGACTATATGAAACAAGTAGCTAACCTGGTAGATGAGCGTATGAGCGCGATCTCCAAGCAAAATTCCCGTTTGGATACTCCGCGTATTGCGGTACTGGCGGCTGTACATATGGCTGAACAGTCTCTTCAGACTCAGGAAATCCGGAATGAACTGAAGATGCTTACTGGAGAACGTACAGAACTGAGAAACGAATTGAATCGGTTGAACGCCATACAAAATGAACATCAACAAGAATTGGAACGACGTGACCAGTCTCTTGCTGAATTGCAGAAGCTGAAGCTTCAAGCAGAGCAGGCGCTGCAGAAGGCCGAAACGGACAAGCAAGCAGAAATGGCTAAGTTAAACACATTGCTTGAGCAGGAGCGTGCCCAGGCAACAGAGCGAGTGCAGAAATTGCAGTCTCAAACTACGGCACAACTCAAGGAAGCAGAAGCCAAGGCAGCGAGACAGCTGAAGGAAATGGAAGAAAAAGCGGCAAATCAGTTTAAAACTGCACAGGCACAGGCCGCTTCACAGCTTAAAGAAGCTCAGAATCGTTCTGTAGCCGAACTGCAACAAGCACAGGCCAAAGCTGCCGCGCAATATAAAGAATTGCAGGACAAGACTGCAGCTCAATTGAAAGAAGCCGAAAGTCGTGCCGTTGCAGAACGTCAACAAATTGAAGCCAAGGCTGCACAGCAAGTTCAGACAGCCAAGGAAGAAGCCGAATCCGCCATACTGTCCGAGTTGGAGCAGGCTGAGGCCAATTTGAAGAAAGCCCAGGAAGAAGCGGCACTGCAATATAATGAACTTCAACAACAGATGGAACTTCGCCTCCAGCAGGCTGAAGAAAAAGCGCTGGAACAGACTCAGGCTCTGACGGATCAATCGAATCAAGAGCGCGCTACTTTGCAGGAGCAAGCGGAGCAGAAGCGCCTGACTCAAGTGAATCAATTGAATGCGGAGTTCAAAGCGTTATCCGAGCAGTCGGAACTCGAATGGATGGAGAAAGAAGCAGCCCTCGAGGAACAATTGCAGCAAGCCAAGGAAGCAGCAGCATCCCGCGCAACAGAAGCCGCATCGGCGGCAGAGGCCTTATTGCAAGAAGAACGTGGCAAGCTCAAGCAGCAGCTTGAGGAACAACGTAAACAGGCGGAGACTCGACTATTAGATGTCGAAGAGCAATTGGAAGAAGTGATGACTCAGCTCATCAGTGCACAGGACGTGGTTGCAGAGCAAGAACAGCAGCTTCAGCACGAGCGTGGTCAATTGGAAACATTGCGTCATGAGCATGGGGTCCGTAAACAGGAGCAGGAAGTTCAGACTCGCCGAATCACGGAACTGGAGCAGCAATTGGAACAGTTAAAAGAGGACCGTTCCCAGTTGCAGGAGCTTCTGCGTGAGACGGAGCAAGCTGCCCAGCAATCCCGTGATGCACAGGAACAATGGAAGCAGAAGTATAACGAAACTGTGGATAGAGAAACCTCTCTCACAGCACAGTTGCGCAAACTTCAGGAACAACATACACAGATTGAACAGGAAGCCCAAAACCTTCGTGAGGCTGAAGTGAAGTCGGAAGAGGAACAGCGCAGGTTGCATAAGGTGCTAGAACAGGCTCATGCTGCGGTGCGTACATTGCAGAATGAGATCGGCACACTTACGGAACGTGAGCAGTCCTTGAAAGACCTTGCTGAGCAGCGACTGGCTGAGATCGGCGACCTGGAGAATCAGATTCTCGAAGTTGCTGAACAAAATGAAACGCTGGAGTCTGGTGTGCAATCCCTTCATGATGAATTGTCCGTGGTGAAGGAAGAGTCTCGTTTCAACCATGAAGAGGCTGTGCATTATCAGAAGGAAGCAGAGCTTTTGGAAGAGAAACGCAAACAGCTTGAAGTTGAGCTAAATGTTGTGCGGGAAGAGTTGAACCGACTTCAGGAAAATTATAAACAAATACGTAACGACTACAGTGATGCATTACAACGGGAAGAGAATTACAGTTCCAAGCTGGATGAATTGAATACGGAGAAGCAAGAGATTGTAAGAGCGCTTGAAGAAGCAAGACAATCTTCAGCGAAACTGTCCGATCGCTACTCGGAGCAAGAGAGCCGGCTAGCCCAGACTGAGGAAGAAGCGTTGGAGTGGCAGATCAAACACGAAGAGTTGTCAGCCAAGCAGGCCGAGTTGTCATCCCGTCTGGAGCAGTTTACGAGACGTGAAGAAGAGCTCCGCTCCAGCGTTGCACAAGCAGAGCAGAACGACCAGGTGTGGCAACGCCGTGCAGATGAATGGGCAGCTCAGGAACAATCCTGGCAGGAACGGTGGGCTGCGCTTGAGAATGAACTGACGGTATGGAAGAGAGAAAGTGCGGCAAGTAGCGAGTTGCTGGAGGGACTGGAGCAAGAACGACAGCAGCTGGACCAGTTACGGTCAGAAGCGACTCAAGAGAAACAGATCATGGAAAATGAACTGCTTGAGATGAGTGAACGTTACGAACTAGCGGCCAATCAATTACGTTTGTTGCAGGTTGAACGTGGGATGGAGCAGGAAAAGGCAGAGCAGCTGAATACGGAATATCGTCAGTTGCATGATGAATATACGAAATTGCAGACGGAATATAACGAATGGATTGAATTGATTGAACAGGACCAGACCTAG
- a CDS encoding phage holin family protein, producing the protein MNFLGHVVRFVIAAIVLMVVSWIVPGFAVGGFWSALLLALVIALLGWIVEGIFGKRVNPFGRGIVGFIVSALVIWLGQYVVDHVEVSLLGAILAALVIGIIDLFIPVSTPFDAGRSSKS; encoded by the coding sequence ATGAATTTCCTGGGACATGTCGTGCGATTTGTCATCGCTGCAATTGTATTAATGGTGGTCAGCTGGATCGTTCCCGGTTTCGCCGTTGGTGGCTTCTGGAGCGCTCTGTTGCTTGCTCTCGTCATTGCCCTGCTCGGCTGGATCGTTGAAGGTATCTTCGGCAAAAGGGTCAACCCGTTTGGGCGCGGTATTGTCGGATTTATCGTTAGCGCACTGGTGATTTGGCTAGGTCAATATGTTGTAGATCATGTTGAGGTCAGTCTGCTCGGCGCCATTCTCGCTGCGCTGGTTATCGGGATTATCGATCTCTTCATCCCGGTATCCACCCCTTTTGATGCCGGACGAAGCTCCAAAAGCTAA
- a CDS encoding DUF350 domain-containing protein yields the protein MWRGERCVKESVDQLLSHPLGMVLGFFSVAIMELLVFLACFELVTKYKCWTEIKKGNVAVAMATGGKIFGICNVLRFCIQAKSSVYEAMTWSFVGFILLLVAYFLFEFLTPVFSIDKEIEADNRAVGLISMIISVSLSFVIGASII from the coding sequence ATGTGGAGAGGGGAACGGTGCGTGAAAGAAAGCGTCGACCAATTGCTGTCTCATCCCTTGGGGATGGTACTCGGTTTTTTCTCGGTAGCGATTATGGAGCTGCTTGTATTTCTGGCTTGCTTCGAACTGGTGACCAAATATAAATGCTGGACTGAGATCAAGAAGGGCAATGTGGCCGTTGCGATGGCCACTGGAGGCAAGATTTTCGGGATCTGTAACGTACTTCGTTTCTGCATACAGGCTAAATCTTCGGTCTATGAAGCCATGACGTGGTCGTTTGTCGGATTTATCCTTCTGCTCGTTGCCTATTTTTTGTTCGAATTCCTCACACCCGTGTTCTCCATTGATAAGGAGATCGAAGCGGATAACCGAGCTGTCGGATTGATATCCATGATTATTTCCGTCTCGTTGTCGTTTGTTATTGGCGCGAGCATTATCTAG
- the pheT gene encoding phenylalanine--tRNA ligase subunit beta, whose amino-acid sequence MRVSTDWLSDYISLEGVTPQELAEKITRAGVEIDVVENRNKGVNKVVVGYVKSKEKHPDADKLNVCVIDAGQEEDLQIVCGAKNVDAGQKVVVALVGAKLPGGLDIKKAKLRGVVSLGMICSAKELGMNDKLLPKDQQEGILVLPEQTEVGKPISQVLGLDDHVLELDLTPNRSDCLSMRGAAYEVGAILGREVKLPSPKDQLVEVGDAAANHISVEIKAQEQCSHYAARYVTGIKLGASPLWMQNRLMAAGVRPINNIVDITNYVMLEYGQPLHAFDADKLEKGHIEVRMANEGETIVTLDGQERNLEPHMLLITDGVKPVAIAGVMGGENSEVSESTVNLLLESAKFDGGTVRKTSRQLGLRSEASMRFEKEVDPGAVITALDRAAELIQRYAEGEVHQGIVEAGAEAAEKRVIQLSLDRLNRYLGTDLSLLEVKTIFTRLHFACGDADQGLLDVEVPTRRGDITLDVDLFEEIARLYGYDNIPTTWIEGPTTPGAYTRSQAMRRTIRGLLSGSGWQEMISYSFVHPDKATLFPALTQGSKAVKLAMPMSEDRSVLRTSILPQMLDAAVYNMNRKQDSLAVFEVGNVFFTEEDQLTKQPHEIPVLGLLLTGNRASQQWNVGVEKVDFFDLKGALEHLFAYVGLEQRIRLVANSPEGFHPGRSASVYLEGKDGGEGTLIGTLGQLHPELQQQYDLNDVYIAEIVLESIYNEADADIRYRELPRFPAMERDIAVVVNEDIEAGDMLRAIRESAGELLQTVQVFDIFTGSKLGENKKSVAMALVYRNRERTLTDEEVTEVHARVVARLEEQFGAELRK is encoded by the coding sequence ATGAGAGTATCGACAGATTGGCTGTCTGATTATATTTCCCTTGAAGGTGTGACGCCACAGGAATTGGCAGAGAAAATCACCCGTGCGGGAGTAGAAATTGATGTAGTGGAGAACCGCAACAAGGGCGTGAATAAAGTTGTTGTGGGTTATGTGAAGAGCAAGGAGAAACACCCGGATGCCGACAAACTTAATGTATGTGTCATCGATGCTGGTCAGGAAGAAGATCTGCAGATCGTGTGTGGCGCGAAAAATGTGGATGCAGGCCAAAAAGTAGTCGTAGCCCTGGTTGGAGCGAAGCTCCCTGGTGGATTGGATATCAAAAAAGCCAAACTGCGCGGTGTTGTATCCCTTGGCATGATCTGTTCCGCCAAAGAGCTAGGCATGAACGACAAATTGTTGCCGAAAGATCAGCAGGAAGGTATTCTCGTTCTGCCAGAACAAACAGAGGTTGGCAAGCCAATCAGCCAGGTTCTTGGTCTCGACGATCATGTGCTTGAACTGGACCTGACACCGAACCGTTCCGACTGTCTCAGCATGCGTGGTGCAGCTTATGAAGTGGGTGCCATCCTGGGTCGTGAAGTGAAGCTGCCGAGTCCCAAAGACCAACTGGTTGAGGTTGGTGATGCGGCTGCGAATCATATCTCGGTAGAGATTAAGGCACAAGAGCAATGCAGTCACTATGCAGCTCGTTATGTAACAGGCATTAAGCTGGGTGCTTCCCCGCTGTGGATGCAAAACCGTCTGATGGCAGCAGGTGTTCGTCCGATCAATAACATCGTTGATATCACGAACTATGTCATGCTGGAATACGGCCAACCGCTACATGCATTCGATGCGGATAAGTTGGAAAAAGGTCATATTGAAGTGCGGATGGCCAACGAAGGCGAAACGATTGTTACGTTGGATGGCCAGGAGCGTAACCTGGAGCCACATATGTTGCTTATCACAGATGGCGTGAAACCGGTAGCCATCGCTGGGGTTATGGGTGGCGAGAATTCCGAGGTGTCGGAAAGCACGGTAAATCTGTTGCTGGAGTCCGCCAAGTTCGATGGCGGAACCGTTCGGAAAACGTCGCGCCAACTGGGGCTGCGTTCCGAAGCAAGCATGCGTTTTGAGAAGGAAGTAGATCCGGGTGCGGTCATTACGGCTTTGGATCGTGCAGCTGAACTGATTCAGCGTTATGCTGAAGGTGAAGTGCACCAAGGAATCGTGGAAGCTGGAGCGGAAGCTGCGGAGAAACGTGTAATTCAATTGTCGCTGGACAGACTGAATCGTTATCTGGGAACAGATCTGTCTTTGCTTGAGGTGAAAACCATCTTCACTCGCTTGCACTTTGCATGTGGTGATGCTGATCAAGGATTGCTGGATGTGGAAGTACCAACACGCAGAGGGGATATTACGCTCGATGTAGACCTGTTTGAAGAAATTGCGCGTCTGTACGGATATGACAACATTCCTACCACATGGATTGAAGGACCGACGACTCCGGGTGCTTATACACGCTCTCAAGCGATGCGTCGCACGATTCGTGGATTGCTCTCAGGCAGTGGCTGGCAGGAAATGATCAGTTACTCCTTTGTACACCCGGATAAAGCGACTCTGTTCCCGGCGCTGACACAAGGCAGTAAAGCGGTGAAGCTCGCGATGCCTATGAGTGAGGACCGCAGTGTGCTTCGTACGAGTATTTTGCCGCAAATGCTGGATGCAGCGGTGTATAATATGAACCGTAAACAGGATTCACTGGCTGTATTTGAAGTGGGCAATGTATTCTTCACTGAAGAAGATCAATTGACCAAGCAACCACATGAGATTCCGGTATTGGGCTTGCTGCTTACCGGGAATCGTGCAAGCCAGCAATGGAATGTTGGAGTGGAGAAAGTAGACTTCTTCGATCTGAAAGGTGCGCTTGAGCATCTGTTCGCCTATGTGGGTTTGGAACAACGCATTCGCTTGGTAGCAAACAGTCCTGAAGGTTTCCATCCGGGACGTTCTGCATCGGTTTATCTGGAAGGGAAGGATGGCGGAGAAGGCACATTGATCGGTACATTGGGTCAATTGCATCCGGAACTGCAACAGCAGTATGATCTGAATGATGTGTACATCGCAGAGATTGTACTTGAATCGATCTACAATGAAGCAGACGCTGACATTCGTTATCGTGAACTTCCGCGTTTCCCAGCCATGGAACGTGATATCGCGGTTGTTGTGAATGAGGATATTGAAGCTGGAGATATGCTGCGCGCCATTCGTGAATCAGCGGGTGAGTTGCTGCAAACCGTACAGGTATTCGATATATTCACGGGCAGCAAACTGGGCGAAAACAAGAAGAGCGTGGCGATGGCGCTGGTGTACCGGAATCGTGAACGTACACTGACTGATGAGGAAGTTACTGAAGTTCATGCCCGTGTAGTGGCTCGTCTGGAAGAGCAATTCGGAGCGGAATTGCGTAAATAG
- a CDS encoding MFS transporter: MKITLGRQSILLLGVNGLFALAGALSGTFLNVFLWKSRPDYAMLGWFTISQQLAIGLTFWLAGKWVKEHNKMSALRLGTALSGLFYMSVLWAGSKAVDWIWPLGILLGCSLGLFWIAFNVVYFEITDRANRDLFNGWVGLLGSMTGIIGPWFSGLIITRMADNTGYRFIFTISLVIYVIAVVFSFFLKKRKVSGTYRWSEPWTQLSQPDSPWRTLALGLFAQGAREGVFAFLIALLVYVATAQEYKLGQFSLITSAVALVSYWAAGKWFKPQYRSRGMFIGALILLVVLLPLLWKVTYGTLLIMGIGSAVAMPLYVLPMISAGFDMMGTSGENVEKRVELVVLRELCLMLGRLFGLAVFIVTVMNAPSLRMLTWLIIVLGAFPLIGWIFMHKLLNRTEGQEPST, from the coding sequence ATGAAGATTACTTTAGGCCGACAATCCATTCTGCTTTTGGGCGTGAATGGATTGTTTGCGTTAGCCGGAGCATTGTCAGGAACCTTTTTGAATGTGTTTCTGTGGAAAAGCCGTCCGGATTATGCCATGTTGGGTTGGTTTACCATCAGTCAGCAACTGGCTATTGGACTCACGTTCTGGCTTGCTGGCAAATGGGTTAAGGAACACAATAAAATGAGTGCGTTACGACTGGGTACTGCGCTGTCCGGCCTTTTCTATATGAGTGTCCTCTGGGCTGGATCCAAAGCTGTAGACTGGATTTGGCCTTTGGGCATACTGCTGGGTTGTTCGCTTGGGTTATTCTGGATCGCATTTAATGTCGTGTATTTTGAAATAACGGATCGGGCAAACAGGGATCTATTCAATGGCTGGGTTGGATTACTTGGATCGATGACAGGAATTATAGGTCCTTGGTTCTCCGGTCTTATTATTACCCGTATGGCAGACAACACGGGGTATCGGTTTATATTTACGATATCGCTCGTCATTTATGTCATAGCGGTAGTCTTCAGTTTTTTTCTCAAGAAAAGAAAGGTGAGCGGTACATACCGGTGGTCGGAGCCCTGGACACAGTTATCCCAACCGGATAGTCCCTGGAGAACCTTGGCTTTGGGTTTGTTCGCTCAGGGTGCGCGTGAGGGTGTCTTTGCCTTCCTGATTGCACTGCTTGTCTACGTGGCTACAGCACAGGAGTACAAATTGGGACAGTTCTCACTCATCACCTCAGCCGTGGCATTAGTAAGTTATTGGGCAGCAGGGAAATGGTTTAAACCGCAGTATAGATCGAGAGGCATGTTCATCGGTGCCCTGATTCTGCTGGTGGTGCTCCTTCCTCTTCTCTGGAAAGTCACCTATGGTACGTTGTTAATCATGGGGATTGGGAGTGCTGTCGCAATGCCTCTATATGTATTGCCAATGATATCAGCGGGATTCGACATGATGGGCACAAGTGGCGAAAATGTGGAGAAAAGGGTTGAACTTGTCGTTTTGAGAGAGTTATGCCTGATGCTTGGCAGGCTTTTTGGATTGGCCGTATTTATTGTAACGGTCATGAATGCTCCGTCTCTACGCATGTTAACCTGGCTTATTATTGTCCTCGGTGCTTTTCCGCTAATCGGCTGGATCTTTATGCACAAATTATTGAATCGAACGGAAGGGCAAGAGCCGTCCACATAG